Within Stella humosa, the genomic segment GAGCAGCCCGATGAGCGCCACCGCGGGCCCGAGCAGGATGGCCAGCTGGTAGGAGCGGCGACGGCTCATCGGACTCGTGTCCTTCCGGTCGGGACTGGCGGGCTGGCGGGACTGGCGGGCTACTGCAGCAGCCAGGCGTTCCAGCGCTCGGTCAGCGGCGCGCGCTGGGCGGCCCACCATTCCGGATTGAACTGGAACTGCACGGCGACGTTGTCGGGATGGATCGGCAGGTCGCGCGCCACTTCCGGCGTCAGGCGCTCGATCAGGCCGGGCACGAAGCCGGGATAGGGCACCTCGGAGACGAACTTCTCACCCTTCTCGGGGTCGAGGCGGGTGCGCATGTACATCATCGCCTCCTTGGGGAACTTGGCGCCCTTGGGGATGCCCCAGTAGGAGAGCTGGAGCGAACCGCCGGCATAGTTGATGGCGACCGGGCGGCCTTCCTTGCGCAGCGGCGAGATACGGCCGTTCCACACCGACGTCATCACCACCTCGCCGTCGATCAGCAACTGGACGTGCTGGGCACCGGTCGTCCACCAGACGGTGACCTTGTCCTTGATCTGGTCGAGCTTCTTGAAGGCGCGCTCGACATCGAGCGGATAGAGCTTGTCGGGGGCGACGCCATCGGCCAGCAGCGCGAATTCGAGATTGCCGACGGGCGAGTTCTGCAGGGCGCGCGGGCCGGGGAAGCCCTTCACGTTCCAGAAGTCGGCCCAGCTCTTGGGCTCCTTGCCGGCGGCGAACTTGTCGGTGCGGTAGGCCAGCACGGTCGAGAAGGTCGAGGTGACCATCGCGTTCGGCCGCTTGGCGATCTCCGGCAGCTTGTTGTCCGGGTCGACGAACTTCCAGTCGACCGGCTGCAGCCAGCCGCCCTTGGTCGCCTCGATCACGTCGGAGCCGCCGAGTTCGGTCATGTCCCACTCGACATTGCCGGACTCGACCATCGCCTTCAGCTTGGGCAGGCTGACGGGGGCGGTCGCCCGCACCTTCACGCCCGTCTCCTTGAAGAAGGGTTCCTCGTAGACCTTGGTGATGGTGGTGGCCAGCGCGCCGCCCGACCCGTTGACCGTGATCGTGACCTGGGCGGCGGCAGGGCCGGCCAGGATTGCGACCGCGCCGGCGGCGGCGATGCCGGTGGCGAAGCTGCGGCGGGAGATGCTGGTCATGCTCGGATTCTCCTCGTCTCGATGGCGGATGGGGTCGGTGCGAACGCGAAGACTGTGCTCAGGCGGCGAGAAAGACGATGTCGCCGGGCTCGATCGTGAAGGCGACGCGGGCGCCGATGGCATGCGCGCCGCCGCCCGGCTCGCGCCGCTGGGCGAAGAGCAGGCTGGCACCGGCGTCGCAGCGGGCAGCGTAGCGCACCACGTCGCCCAGGAAGATGACGTCGGTGATCGTGCCCATGACCGGTCCGTTGCCGCCCGGCACCGCGCGCAGGATCTCCGGCCGCAATGCTGCAAAGCGGGCATCAGCGGGGGCAGCCGCGGCGACCGGGCCGATGCCTTCCAGCATCGTCGCGCCGCCGGCGTCGCGGCCGACCGCGACCACGTTGTTGACACCGATGAACTCCGCCACGAAGCGGGTCGTGGGCGCGTCGTAGATTTCCTTGGGCGTGCCGACCTGCAGCACGCGGCCCTTGTCCATCACGACGATGCGGTCGGACAGCGTCAGTGCCTCGCCCTGGTCGTGGGTGACGTAGATCACGGTGCAGCCGATCTGGCGCTGGAACTGCTTGATCTCGAGCTGCATCGCCTCGCGCAGCTTGAGATCGAGCGCGCCCAGCGGCTCGTCCATCAGCAGCACCCGCGGCTCGAAGACGATGGCGCGCGCGAATGCCACCCGCTGCTTCTGCCCGCCCGACAACTGGTGGGGCATGCGGCGCCCGTACTCGGCCAGCCGCACCAGGTCGAGCGCCTGCTGGGCGGTCGTGCGCGCCTGGCGCCGTGCGACGCCGCGCATGCGCAACGGGAAGGCGATGTTGTCGAGAACGTCGAGATGGGGGAAGAGCGAGTAGTTCTGGAACACCATGCCGATGTTCCGCTTCTCGGTCGGCAGGTCCGAGATCGAGACGCCGCCGATGGCGATGTGGCCCGAGCTCATCTCGATGAAGCCGGCCAGCGCGTTCAGCGCCGTCGTCTTGCCCGAGCCGGACGGCCCGAGCAGCGTCAGGAACTCGCCCGCCGCGACCTCGAGGCTGAAATCCTCGAGCGCCACGGTCGTGCCATAGACCTGGCGAAGGCCGCGAAACACGACGGAGGCACCCTTCGTCGTACCATTGCCGGCCTGTTGCATCGCGCCTCGGCCCCTTCCCGGAAGTCAGCGGTCGGGGAAAAGTGACGAGTGCGTCATTTCTTGTCAACGGGCGTTCGCTGGTGCATTGAAAGATTGCCCGGCATGGAGGTTTTATGGCCGTCGTCGACTACGCCCAGCATCTGGCCCGGCGGCTTGCCGAGCAGGCGGGTGCCCGCAAGGTTGAGCGCACGCGCCTGCGCCTGGAGATCGCCACGGCCGAGTTGCTGGCAGAGTGGAGCTACGGCCGGCTGACGGTCGACGACATCACCGCCCGGGCCGGCCTCGCCCACGGCACGTTCTATCGCTACTACGCCGGCAAGCACGAGATCGTGCTGGCGGTGCTGCAAGGATTCCTGGGCTCGATCCGCGGCATGCGCCCGTCCCTGTCGAAAGTGGCCGACCCGCGGGTCGCCATCCACGCGGCCAACCGCCACTATGTCGAGGTCTATCGCCAGAATATCGGCCTGATGCGCTGCCTGCTGACCTTGCGCACCGACGACCCGCTGGTGGCCGAGATCGGCAGCCGGGCGGACGCCGGCCTGACGACACGGGTGATCCGCAGTCTGGAGCGCTTCGGGGCCCCCGTCGCCAGTCTGCCGTTGCGCCAGCAGGAGCTGCTGATCCACGCCGTGATCGGCACGGTCGATGCGCTGCTGCGCAAGGTCTATGGCGCAGCCGAACCGCCGCTCGCGCGCTTCGCCGACGATCCCGAAGCCATCACCGAGGCCCTGACCGACGTCTGGGTGCGCGCACTCTACGCCCCCTCGCCGACACTGGCGGGAACCCCGTCGGCGACTACCGTTTCCGCCAGCGCTGGGTCCGCCGCAGCAGCACCCCGGAAACGAGCGTCTCGGCCAGCTTGACGCAGGCGGACGTGGCGGTGACGACGACCGCCATGGCGGCCGCAGCCGCAATGGCGCCGCTGTCGTTCATGTTGACGATGGCGACCGAGGCCAGCTTAGTCTGGGCGGTGTAGATGAAGA encodes:
- a CDS encoding ABC transporter substrate-binding protein; the encoded protein is MTSISRRSFATGIAAAGAVAILAGPAAAQVTITVNGSGGALATTITKVYEEPFFKETGVKVRATAPVSLPKLKAMVESGNVEWDMTELGGSDVIEATKGGWLQPVDWKFVDPDNKLPEIAKRPNAMVTSTFSTVLAYRTDKFAAGKEPKSWADFWNVKGFPGPRALQNSPVGNLEFALLADGVAPDKLYPLDVERAFKKLDQIKDKVTVWWTTGAQHVQLLIDGEVVMTSVWNGRISPLRKEGRPVAINYAGGSLQLSYWGIPKGAKFPKEAMMYMRTRLDPEKGEKFVSEVPYPGFVPGLIERLTPEVARDLPIHPDNVAVQFQFNPEWWAAQRAPLTERWNAWLLQ
- a CDS encoding ABC transporter ATP-binding protein, which codes for MFRGLRQVYGTTVALEDFSLEVAAGEFLTLLGPSGSGKTTALNALAGFIEMSSGHIAIGGVSISDLPTEKRNIGMVFQNYSLFPHLDVLDNIAFPLRMRGVARRQARTTAQQALDLVRLAEYGRRMPHQLSGGQKQRVAFARAIVFEPRVLLMDEPLGALDLKLREAMQLEIKQFQRQIGCTVIYVTHDQGEALTLSDRIVVMDKGRVLQVGTPKEIYDAPTTRFVAEFIGVNNVVAVGRDAGGATMLEGIGPVAAAAPADARFAALRPEILRAVPGGNGPVMGTITDVIFLGDVVRYAARCDAGASLLFAQRREPGGGAHAIGARVAFTIEPGDIVFLAA
- a CDS encoding TetR/AcrR family transcriptional regulator; the encoded protein is MAVVDYAQHLARRLAEQAGARKVERTRLRLEIATAELLAEWSYGRLTVDDITARAGLAHGTFYRYYAGKHEIVLAVLQGFLGSIRGMRPSLSKVADPRVAIHAANRHYVEVYRQNIGLMRCLLTLRTDDPLVAEIGSRADAGLTTRVIRSLERFGAPVASLPLRQQELLIHAVIGTVDALLRKVYGAAEPPLARFADDPEAITEALTDVWVRALYAPSPTLAGTPSATTVSASAGSAAAAPRKRASRPA